A single Xiphias gladius isolate SHS-SW01 ecotype Sanya breed wild chromosome 22, ASM1685928v1, whole genome shotgun sequence DNA region contains:
- the nbeal2 gene encoding neurobeachin-like protein 2 isoform X6 produces the protein MSNHKGGGMASKERLYELWMLYYTKKDVGYLQQWLEAFVASFERLIDVQSLEPRRLEECSSEVPLLPREVLVFLSTQLWHSALHLTGAAEQNSSTPHPLLLIKFFIIVCRNMENIDQEKTPGFVFETIRLLNFCLDQLKNGPLEQPSLQLVVQYGLVLCESLFDPYQTWRRRLAGEEVSLLERNKYKFSPLAVPEELPALFHESLQESKRIPEFLTLRLVHLQGAVISGGKKNGLLSITPHSVEDLFSVLRAWCCRTSPEPKDTALPRLTLQCLTAMIHLLHSSSPAERQVEIRTILEIYFQLLNWNRPLSSEKQDRQSWEDSLISLQSQMLTAVPEILQCSDRPVLQAVFLNNNCFEHILRLIQNSKVWEKGSDSITVHALGVLTAIMSNSPSAKEVFKERIGYSQLFDVLRSQGQPTKRLLQELMNMAVEGEHAHAHHLGISNDQPLLLLLQWLPDLSGQRDLQLLVAQWLATVCSGSLSCRTVAVEAGMVRALLQVLSQPHSLDRQCADALLGLLQHLGSLCLKPEELKSLLRLLRVDQENGAVLGRVHPYCTRIIRVLSAMAAREGQDSALQYFDLTPPMAGIMVPTVQRWPGSGFAFHAWLCLNMEFPSCHSQFSNNRRPPANSGTGAQHEMGKGPRRKQLYSFFTASGTGLEAFFTMGGVLVVAVCTKKDYMAVSLPDHPLADSRWHSVDIVHIPGRRPFGQNLVTIYIDGEQRKTAQLRFPSLSEPFTSCCIGSAGHRTTTTTTSPNLPMTLSSNPSPEFAFPPHAPSLIRSQSFPASFAGGHWGSIGNSPVHTIPAGLQDTEWGTPTSLDGLLGNAFICHEALQQTQTRALYAAGPNHVSLFKTDGELSDLNSKLLLYYTPQAFKSQICLDLSPNHQYDGRLTGHRVVNWDIKDVVNVVGGIGVLLPLLEQVCEAEQAYNGGQEISDLLGPELTSSRGPAAMLLPLNKSAEGRLERNSIAAFLLMVKNLIRHHPVNQESLLHCHGPSIIGVMLSKVPGSMMDMNVLMACQLLLEQVFSEGNSPLLQQLYQHLLFDFRIWTKSHFAVCLAHVQYLASVINKGKQRMKRKYGVQYILDTIRTFYSVEKDGSSLSDEKQTIQISLFALLKDFLKSPTPEELHSVLAYILTVGEEQQVVKALDVLYELLRSSPPREQVQAVLLEWGVEQLYCLLLTPSFGDEARERVFRILYKILKSERVSERNKQRVKLKDFGYLGLVCFLEDLPVTMITVRCLYEQVLATDASPNFRDLLAVVCLSHRAVLTVRLDVCRKLFHLIYSNEDYVKQLAKQPGWQDVLTKLYVKESYESHTASIADSGNNRPFEPNYRPLLRRDQTLVIEDTRTDVFLNYRSSQDIEDEEEEDEGGPRDISEGFSDLSQSPPSGCGGPLKNFTGSLHFKSFDSVDQGSHSSSISNAVDITSSCTNDEGREYQPLSPFGTSPLDLELGGMGETVIHTPGGSLANTPSPLEHCKPFPPLRTRKSSSLSNVLDDTSYGTDPPTGDTISNTSNPQQTPEEELCNLLTNIVFSVLWSGSGAEGAEDVVWRERGQVFSVLTKLGSSCQLVRPPDDIKRSLLEMMLESSLSDLREAQGVSLPFCPSLVRLLRLLQDFLFAEGTDNHTLWSEKIFEGVVNLLDKLQAWHSTPGSPGNIELKEMAQIGLRIITGYIQQQHSQVCVMAYVKLHSLLQTVLCLSWEEVCFLLGQLGAPLWPGGVMDSTNCGHPETFSQLVPIVRTLLDQHADPVTLQTLLPNLPITNGSTTFAQDLKVYCHTPEWRGFYQQQVQPTMEQYELDTFGRSHDIMSNFWNSCFDDLMSTAFRRDKDRSDIKSKFQEVIVDPYLKRVRSENSRYLSWQKQSSSQQGVVWKHWRALRRLLTSERGAWANRVQPEVKWKLSNAETYSKMRLKLVPNYNYDPHSEASALRDNMGADSPRSSEPLPLAVAKEAKVSDMEDDQLGEEDLVFLDNKVEGEDESQKEKLVLSEDCELITIVAVVPGRLEVTTHHLYFYDGSSEKEETEEGIGFDFKRPLSQLREVHLRRYNLRRSALELFFIDQAHYFINFRKKVRNKVYSRILGLRPPNLFYFGSRSPQELLKASGLTQKWVYREISNFEYLMQLNTIAGRTYNDLSQYPVFPWVLCDYTSPVLDLEDPSVFRDLSKPIGVVNPRHAQNVREKYESFEDPTGTIDKFHYGTHYSNAAGVMHYMIRMEPFTTLHIQLQSGRFDCADRQFHSVAAAWQARMESPADVKELIPEFFYFPEFLQNLNGFDLGHLQISQDPVTNVLLPRWATSRGDFIRKHRKALECEHVSSHLHEWIDLIFGYKQRGEEAVNALNVFYYCTYEGAVDLDAIANENERKALEGIISNFGQTPCQLLKEPHPPRMSTENAVRRQARLETVPPNIFEELKKLRPFVEVVSDGLPLVQAVVPKNQNRSFIIQGSDILVTVSSNGLIGTHSWLPYDKNIANYFTFTKDPTMTNPKTQRFLSGPFSPGVEIGAQVLVVSNDGRLLFSGGHWDCSLRVTQLGKGKLVGRICRHIDIVTCLALDLCGIYLISGSRDTSCIVWQVLQQGGFSSGLSPRPVQVLCGHDQEVTCVAISTELDMAVSGSKDGTVIVHTVRRGQFLRTLRPPGNSCVPTEISELQVGMEGHIVVQTSLEERSNRKGKYSLHVYSVNGCLLSSFTMEEQVTALHLVSEYVILGTIQGSLHIRDLYSLDAPVTPLALKVPVRSVSVTKECSHILVGLEDGKLIVVGAGKPEEVRSGQFSRRLWGSTRRISQVSSGETEYNPSENAGK, from the exons ATGAGCAACCACAAGGGCGGCGGAATGGCATCGAAGGAGAGGCTGTATGAGCTGTGGATGTTATATTACACGAAG AAAGACGTGGGCTATCTGCAGCAGTGGTTGGAGGCGTTTGTGGCGTCCTTTGAGAGGCTCATTGACGTCCAGTCACTGGAGCCTCGGAG GCTGGAGGAGTGCAGCTCGGAGGTGCCCTTGCTTCCCAGGGAGGTCCTGGTTTTCCTCAGCACCCAGCTATGGCACAGTGCGCTGCACCTCACTGGGGCCGCCGAGCAAAACAGCAGCACCCCACACCCACTGCTCCTCATCAAGTTCTTCATCATTGTCTGCAG GAATATGGAGAACATCGACCAAGAGAAGACCCCTGGTTTTGTTTTCGAAACTATCAGACTTTTGAATTTCTGTTTGGACCAG TTAAAAAATGGACCATTGGAGCAGCCTTCTCTGCAGCTGGTTGTGCAGTATGGACTCGTGCTGTGTGAGAGTCTGTTTGACCCTTATCAGACATGGAGGAGACGCCTGGCAGG GGAGGAGGTGAGCTTGCTGGAGAGGAACAAGTATAAGTTCTCCCCGCTGGCCGTGCCAGAGGAGCTGCCTGCTCTCTTCCATG AAAGCCTGCAGGAAAGCAAGCGGATCCCAGAGTTCCTCACACTCAGATTGGTTCATCTCCAGGGTGCTGTCATCAGTGGAGGAAAG aagaatGGCCTTCTCTCCATCACCCCTCACTCTGTAGAGGACCTGTTCTCTGTTTTGCGAGCGTGGTGCTGCCGGACCTCCCCTGAACCCAAAGACACGGCGCTCCCACGGCTGACCTTGCAGTGCCTGACGGCGATGATCCACCTCCTGCACTCCAGCAGTCCTGCGGAACGGCAGGTAGAGATCAGGACGATACTGGAGATTTACTTCCAGCTCCTCAACTGGAACCGTCCGCTTAGCAGTGAGAAGCAAGACAGGCAGAGCTGGGAAGACAGTCTGATCTCGCTCCAGAGCCAAATGCTAA CTGCTGTTCCTGAGATCCTGCAGTGCTCTGACAGACCAGTCCTGCAGGCTGTCTTCCTCAACAACAACTGCTTTGAACACATCCTCAGGCTCATTCAAAACAGCAAG GTTTGGGAGAAAGGATCAGACAGTATTACAGTTCATGCATTAGGAGTCCTCACAGCTATAATGAGTAACTCACCCTCTGCAAAG GAGGTTTTCAAGGAGAGGATTGGCTACTCCCAGCTGTTTGATGTGCTGAGGAGTCAAGGTCAACCCACCAAAAGGCTGCTGCAGGAGCTGATGAACATG GCAGTGGAGGGCGAGCATGCCCACGCTCATCACCTCGGCATTAGTAATGACCAGCCcttgctgctgctcctgcagtGGCTGCCTGACCTGTCGGGTCAGAGGGACCTTCAGCTGCTGGTGGCGCAGTGGCTTGCCACTGTCTGCAGTGGCTCCTTGTCCTGTCGCACCGTGGCTGTGGAGGCAGGCATGGTGCGGGCTCTGCTGCAGGTGCTTTCCCAGCCCCACAGTCTGGACAGGCAATGTGCAGATGCACTCCTGGGCCTCCTGCAGCACCTGGGCTCCCTGTGTCTGAAACCAGAGGAGCTAAAAAGTCTGCTCAGACTGCTCAGGGTGGATCAGGAAAATGGAGCAGTGCTGGGGAGGGTGCACCCCTACTGCACTCGCATCATCCGAGTGCTCTCGGCCATGGCAGCCAGAGAAGGCCAGGACAGTGCCTTGCAGTACTTTGACCTTACGCCCCCCATGGCAGGTATTATGGTGCCCACAGTCCAGCGCTGGCCAGGCAGCGGGTTTGCCTTTCATGCTTGGCTCTGCCTCAACATGGAGTTCCCGTCCTGTCACTCACAGTTCTCCAACAACCGCAGACCTCCTGCCAACTCTGGCACAGGGGCTCAGCATGAGATGGGAAAAGGTCCACGCAGGAAGCAGCTCTACAG tTTCTTCACAGCCAGTGGAACTGGGCTAGAAGCCTTCTTCACCATGGGAGGGGTGCTGGTAGTGGCTGTTTGCACTAAGAAAGACTACATGGCTGTCTCGCTGCCAGACCACCCACTGGCTGACTCACGCTGG CATTCAGTGGATATAGTCCACATCCCGGGCCGCCGTCCTTTTGGTCAGAACCTGGTCACCATCTACATCGATGGAGAGCAGCGTAAAACTGCTCAGCTTCGCTTTCCATCTCTCAGTGAG CCTTTTACCTCCTGCTGCATCGGCTCTGCAGGCCACCGgaccactaccaccaccacctcccccAACCTGCCCATGACCTTGTCCTCCAACCCGTCACCCGAGTTTGCCTTCCCTCCCCATGCCCCCTCCCTCATCCGTTCCCAGTCTTTCCCAGCCTCCTTTGCAGGAGGCCACTGGGGTTCTATAGGCAACTCCCCTGTGCACACCATCCCAGCGGGactgcaggacacagagtgggGAACACCCACATCTCTGGATGGTCTCCTGGGCAATGCCTTCATCTGCCACGAGGCTCTCCAGCAGACCCAGACTAGAGCTCTTTATGCTGCAG GCCCCAATCACGTGTCCTTATTCAAAACGGATGGAGAGTTATCTGATCTCAACAGCAAGCTTCTGCTCTACTACACTCCACAG GCCTTTAAGAGCCAGATATGTCTAGACCTGTCTCCCAATCACCAATATGACGGCAGGCTGACAGGACACAGGGTAGTGAATTGGGACATCAAG GATGTTGTAAATGTGGTTGGAGGTATAGGGGTTTTGCTGCCCCTGCTTGAGCAGGTGTGTGAGGCCGAGCAGGCTTACAACGGTGGTCAGGAGATCTCAGACTTGCTTGGACCGGAGCTCACCTCCTCCAGAGGCCCCGCTGCCATGCTGCTCCCACTGAACAAGTCTGCGG aggGCAGACTAGAGAGAAACAGCATTGCTGCTTTCCTGCTGATGGTGAAAAACCTCATCCGTCATCACCCTGTCAATCAGGAGAGCCTGCTGCACTGCCATGGGCCGAGCATCATAGGAGTCATGCTCAGCAAA GTTCCAGGCAGCATGATGGACATGAACGTTTTAATGGCAtgtcagctgctgctggagcaggtTTTCAGTGAGGGCAACAGCCCACTTCTACAGCAACTCTACCAGCACCTGCTGTTTGATTTCCGCATCTGGACTAAGAGCCATTTCGCTGTTTGTCTGG CCCATGTGCAGTACCTGGCATCTGTGATAAACAAAGGCAAGCAGCGCATGAAGAGGAAGTATGGGGTTCAGTACATTCTGGATACCATTCGGACGTTCTACAG TGTGGAGAAAGATGGCAGCTCTTTGTCTGATGAGAAGCAAACAATTCAGATCTCTCTGTTCGCCTTGCTGAAAGACTTTCTCAAGTCTCCTACACCAGAAGAGCTTCACAGTGTCCTCGCCTACATTCTGACTGTAGGAGAGGAGCAGCAG GTGGTGAAGGCCTTGGATGTGCTGTATGAGCTCTTGAGAAGCAGCCCTCCACGTGAGCAGGTGCAGGCCGTGCTGCTGGAGTGGGGCGTGgaacagctttactgtttgCTGCTCACTCCAAGCTTCGGAGACGAGGCCAGGGAGAGGGTGTTCAGG ATTTTATACAAAATCCTCAAGAGCGAGCGAGTGTCCGAGCGCAACAAGCAGCGAGTTAAGCTTAAGGATTTTGGCTACCTTGGCCTGGTTTGTTTCCTTGAAGACCTTCCCGTCACCATGATCACCGTGCGCTGTCTGTATGAGCAGGTTCTTGCTACAG ATGCCAGCCCTAACTTCAGAGACCTCCTGGCTGTGGTCTGTCTTTCCCATCGAGCCGTGCTCACTGTCCGCTTGGACGTCTGTCGCAAG CTCTTTCATCTGATCTACTCCAATGAGGATTATGTGAAGCAGCTCGCTAAGCAGCCCGGCTGGCAGGATGTTCTCACCAAACTCTATGTGAAAGAGTCCTACGAGTCCCACACTGCCAGCATTGCAGACTCCGGCAACAACAGACCCTTTGAACCAAACTATCGGCCACTGCTGCGCAGGGATCAGACTCTGGTCATAGAGGACACCCGCACCGACGTCTTCCTGAACTACCGCAGCTCGCAGGACAtcgaggatgaggaggaggaggatgaaggtggCCCACGGGACATCTCCGAGGGATTCTCTGATTTATCCCAGTCGCCTCCTAGTGGATGTGGGGGCCCGCTGAAAAACTTCACTGGCTCTCTCCATTTTAAGTCATTTGATTCAGTGGACCAGGGCAGCCACTCGTCCTCCATCTCCAACGCAGTTGATATCACCTCATCGTGCACCAATGATGAGGGCAGAGAGTACCAGCCCCTCTCTCCCTTTGGCACATCACCCTTAGATTTGGAGCTTGGAGGCATGGGAGAGACAGTCATACACACCCCTGGAGGTAGTCTGGCAAACACACCATCTCCTCTAGAGCACTGCAAACCATTTCCACCACTCAGAACCAGGAAGAGCTCCAGTCTGTCCAACGTGCTGGATGATACGAGCTATGGGACAGACCCTCCTACTGGAGACACAATCTCCAATACATCCAACCCACAG CAGACCCCTGAGGAGGAGCTGTGCAACCTCCTCACTAACATCGTCTTCTCCGTGCTGTGGAGCGGCAGTGGGGCGGAGGGGGCCGAGGATGtggtgtggagagagagaggacaggtcTTTTCTGTTCTCACCAAACTGGGCTCGTCCTGCCAACTGGTGCGCCCTCCCGATGACATCAAACGCAG TTTGTTGGAGATGATGCTGGAGTCCTCCCTGTCAGACCTGAGGGAGGCCCAGGGCgtttctctgcctttctgtccCAGTCTGGTTCGGCTACTCAGGCTGCTGCAGGACTTCCTGTTTGCTGAGGGTACAGACAACCACACACTTTGGAGTGAAAAG ATATTTGAGGGGGTGGTGAACCTGCTGGACAAGTTACAAGCCTGGCATAGCACCCCTGGCAGCCCCGGGAACATTGAACTGAAGGAAATGGCCCAGATCGGCCTGCGTATCATCACTGGGTAtatccagcagcagcactccCAG GTGTGTGTGATGGCTTATGTGAAGCTCCACAGCCTGCTCCAGACTGTGCTGTGTCTGAGCTGGGAGGAGGTGTGTTTCCTGCTGGGGCAGCTGGGCGCCCCCCTGTGGCCCGGAGGTGTAATGGACAGTACCAACTGTGGACACCCAGAGACCTTCTCCCAACTGGTGCCCATCGTGCGAACTCTGCTCGATCAGCACGCCGACCCCGTCACCCTCCAGACTCTGCTACCCAACCTGCCCATCACGAACGGCAGCACCACCTTCGCCCAGGACCTGAAGGTTTACTGTCACACACCGGAGTGGCGGGGGTTTTACCAGCAGCAG GTTCAGCCCACCATGGAGCAGTATGAGCTGGACACATTTGGGAGGAGCCACGACATCATGTCCAATTTCTGGAACTCCTGCTTCGATGACCTGATGAGCACGGCTTTTCGTCGGGACAAAGACAGATCTGACATCAAATCGAAGTTTCAG gaagtgatCGTGGACCCCTACCTGAAGCGAGTCAGAAGTGAGAACAGCAGGTACCTCAGTTGGCAGAAGCAGAGCTCCAGCCAGCAGGGGGTGGTGTGGAAGCACTGGAGAGCTCTCCGCAGGCTTTTGACCAGTGAGAGAGGAGCATGGGCCAACAG AGTCCAACCAGAGGTGAAATGGAAGTTGTCCAACGCAGAGACATATTCAAAGATGCGTCTCAAACTTGTGCCCAACTACAACTATGATCCTCACAGTGAGGCCAGCGCCCTGAGGGACAACATGG gAGCTGATAGCCCTCGTAGTTCTGAACCTCTCCCGCTTGCTGTTGCAAAGGAAGCAAAAGTGAGCGACATGGAGGATGATCAGTTAGGAGAAGAGGACCTCGTCTTTTTGGATAATAA GGTGGAGGGGGAAGATGagagccaaaaagaaaaactggttCTGTCTGAAGACTGCGAGCTCATCACCATCGTGGCGGTTGTTCCGGGCCGTCTGGAGGTTACCACGCACCATCTCTACTTCTATGATGGCAGCAGtgagaaagaagagacagaggaag GTATCGGGTTTGATTTCAAGAGGCCTCTGTCTCAGCTCAGAGAAGTCCATTTGCGGCGCTACAACCTGCGACGATCTGCACTGGAGCTCTTTTTCATAGATCAGGCTCACTACTTCATCAACTTCAGGAAGAAG GTACGAAATAAAGTATATTCTAGGATCCTTGGGCTGCGGCCTCCCAACCTGTTTTACTTCGGCTCCCGCTCCCCCCAAGAGCTACTGAAGGCATCTGGGCTTACACAG AAATGGGTTTACAGAGAAATCTCCAATTTTGAGTATTTGATGCAACTGAACACCATCGCTGGACGCACTTACAACGACCTGTCGCAGTATCCTGTG ttcCCCTGGGTCTTGTGTGACTACACCTCTCCTGTTCTGGATCTAGAGGACCCGTCAGTTTTCAGAGACTTGTCCAAACCCATAGGAGTGGTCAACCCACGCCATGCACAGAATGTCAGAGAAAA GTATGAGAGCTTTGAGGACCCAACAGGCACCATTGACAAATTCCACTATGGCACACACTACTCAAATGCAGCAGGAGTCATGCACTACATGATCCGCATGGAGCCATTCACCACCCTGCATATCCAGCTGCAGAGTGGCAG GTTTGActgtgcagacagacagttcCACTCAGTGGCAGCCGCCTGGCAGGCTCGTATGGAGAGTCCCGCTGACGTCAAAGAGCTCATCCCGGAGTTCTTCTACTTCCCAGAATTCCTGCAGAACCTGAACG GATTCGACTTGGGACATTTGCAGATATCTCAGGACCCAGTGACGAATGTTCTGCTGCCTCGCTGGGCCACATCAAGAGGAGACTTCATCAGGAAACACAGGAAAGCCCTG GAATGTGAGCATGTGTCCAGTCACCTCCATGAGTGGATTGACTTGATCTTTGGTTACAAGCAGAGAGGTGAAGAGGCAGTGAATGCGCTCAATGTCTTCTACTACTGCACTTATGAAG GCGCAGTAGATCTGGATGCAATTGCCAACGAAAATGAGCGCAAGGCCCTGGAAGGCATCATCAGCAACTTTGGACAGACACCCTGTCAGCTACTTAAG GAGCCTCATCCTCCTCGTATGTCGACTGAGAACGCAGTAAGGCGGCAGGCCCGCCTGGAAACCGTGCCCCCAAATATCTTTGAGGAGCTCAAAAAACTCAGGCCATTTGTGGAG GTGGTGAGTGACGGCCTCCCTCTGGTCCAGGCAGTGGTACCAAAGAACCAGAATCGCTCCTTCATCATCCAGGGCTCAGACATACTG GTGACTGTGAGTTCAAACGGGTTGATAGGAACACACAGCTGGCTGCCATATGACAAAAACATTGCCAACTACTTCACCTTCACTAAGGACCCCACGATGACTAATCCCAA AACGCAGCGTTTCTTGAGCGGACCTTTCTCTCCCGGGGTAGAGATCGGCGCTCAGGTGCTGGTGGTGTCCAACGATGGACGACTGCTGTTCAGCGGAGGACACTGGGACTGCAGTCTCCGTGTCACCCAACTGGGCAAGGGCAAACTGGTGGGCAGGATCTGCCGGCACATTG ACATTGTTACTTGCTTGGCTCTGGATCTCTGTGGCATCTACCTCATCTCTGGTTCAAGGGACACCTCCTGCATAGTGTGGCAGGTCCTACAGCAG GGTGGCTTCTCCAGCGGCCTTTCTCCTCGGCCGGTGCAGGTCCTCTGTGGACACGACCAGGAGGTCACCTGTGTGGCCATCAGCACCGAACTGGACATGGCTGTctcagggtcaaag GACGGGACTGTAATCGTGCACACTGTCCGACGAGGTCAGTTCTTGCGAACACTGCGACCTCCTGGTAATAGCTGTGTACCCACCGAAATCTCTGAGCTCCAGGTGGGCATGGAAGGCCACATTGTGGTACAGACCTCGCTGGAGGAGCGGTCTAACAGAAAg GGCAAGTATTCACTTCATGTTTACTCAGTAAATGGCTGTCTGCTGTCCTCCTTCACCATGGAGGAGCAGGTGACTGCTCTCCACCTGGTGTCTGAATACGTCATCCTGGGCACCATACAGGGCAGCCTCCACATACGAGATTTATACAG TCTGGATGCTCCGGTAACACCCCTGGCCTTGAAGGTTCCTGTGAGGAGTGTGTCTGTCACCAAAGAGTGCAGCCACATCCTAGTGGGACTAGAGGACGGGAAGTTAATTGTGGTGGGGGCAGGGAAGCCAGAGGAG GTTCGCTCAGGACAATTCTCCCGTCGCCTGTGGGGCTCCACACGCCGCATCTCTCAGGTGTCGTCGGGTGAAACTGAATACAATCCCTCTGAGAATGCTGGGAAATGA